Within the Phaseolus vulgaris cultivar G19833 chromosome 9, P. vulgaris v2.0, whole genome shotgun sequence genome, the region GGCCAAAGAAGACTATCTCGCACGGATGAAGAGAGAATGGGAGCATGACGCTCTTGATGATGCTACTCAACCACCCCCTAGTTCTCCTAAGGACACCACCGGAGACTCTTCCAAGTCAAATACCAAACACCTCAATATTTTCTTTCCCAGATTGAGAAAGGTCAGTTGATTAGTGTTTTTTAGAATATGCGTTTCAATGTTAGGGTTAATCTTGTGATAGTTTCGTTTGTTGAGTTGAGGGTAAGGGTGATGAGTAGGCAGTTGGATTGGGTAGGAGTTAGATGGGTTATGTTTGTGATCTGTGAACTGTATGCTTGAAATTATTGTTGTGGGTTTCTTGTGTTTTGTAGTAAGGTGGAAAAACTTAGTTGCACTGCTTTTGGTGTTGTTCACTAGTCAGAGATGAAGTTTCACCTGGTTAGGGGTGCTACCTAATTTTCAAATGTGATATGTTGGTGATTGAGATGCAACTGTGATCCGAGAAAACAACACCTAAGGAATTTGCATTGCATCTAAgttttcttcttctgttaaaCTGAAGGAAAAGTCTTTCATTGAGTTAATATTTAAGTATGTGTAGAAAATCAAGATAGGCCTGTTGGGATGTTGCACTGTTAGTTAGGTCTTGAGGGTTGAGAGTAGGCcttatagtttatttttattagttcaGCTCTTATAGACAGCTGTTAGAATAAGTGTTTTATAAGTTGTACAACCATTTTCAGAgcaatgatttttattttaaaattagtttatttattttttatgcataaATACATAGTCATTTAATTATGTCAAATGTATCCTTGCATTTGCATTGTGTTTAATTATGTCTAACGATATTAGGGCTAAATGATATGACTTCGCTTTTACATGCTACATATATACCTGTGCAGGTGAAAACCATACCATTCAGTGGAACTGGCAAGCACAAATACAGTTTTCAGAATATTAAAGTTCCTCCACTTCCTGTGCATTTTTGTGATTGTGAGGAGCATTGTAGTCCTTTTGTCACTGAAAAAGGGAAACTATATATTAATGGGGCAGCCGAAAGAGGTGGAATGAATGATGAAGAGATTAGCATAATGAATGCTGTGATGAACAAGCTACTTCAAAAAGAAAAGGTTTCCAGTGCCGAGAAGCTTGGAAAGGAGAAGGATTCTTACAAATCACCTGATGCTTTACAATCTGATGAAGATAGTGCAACAGATGAAGATGATCTCATTATTAACATGGAGATGAAGACAAATAAAACAGCTTTAATAGGGAACCAGGAACTTGAAAGAATCCTGGAAAATAAggtattttttctttatttttgggGGAGGAGGTGGAGAGTATAATAAATTAGGGTCTAGGCAGTAATGTCAGTTTCCTTTTAGCAAAGAAATGTATTCTATTCCAtgtaattattgtttttaatcttcAGGAATCATGGTTGAATATAACAAAAATTGCTAAGGAAGAACCCAACAAGAGTATGCCTCAAGTAGAGAAAAGGAATAATAGCAATCTCAACAAGAACAAGAAGAGGAAATCAATTCCCGCATTGGAAATGGAAAGTAATGCAGAAACAACCCCTGGAGGCAAGGGTAATATGCAGAATAAGGTGGGATCTGGTGACCCGGAAGATGTTTTTGGGGAATTGACTAAAGTTTCATGGTCTCAAAAGTCTTCATGGAAAGAACTTCTTGGTGGCGGAGGCAATACTTCTTTCAGTGCTTCTCTCATATTGCCAAAGTTGGACTCTAGTAAGAATCTACAAACATCTGATGACCTGTGTGCACCTCTATCTACAAACAACAAAACTGAAAACATGGAAAGGGACAGAGAATTATGGAGCCGCCCTACCAATACGCAAGTGATAAAAGATCAAACTGAAGCTCAACCTACCAATACGCAAGTGATAAAAGATCATACTGCAGCTCAACCTACCAATAAACAAGTGATAAAAGATGTTACTGAAAATCAGCATGATGTGGCACCTAATAAGACAGGCAGAGGAGCTTCATGGCTGCAAAAACAATCCTGGACACAAATGGTTAGTGAGAATAACAATTCATTTAGCATTTCACATATTTTGCCTGGTATTACGTTCCCAGAGCCAAAGGCCAAGGACCCCATTGTGGAACCTGCCATTTCCAACTATTTCAAGCATAATGGTGTAGCTAAGGATACTATTAATAATGTTGTGAGTGATGGTTTTAAATCAAGGGAGACTATACAAGAAAATAGTCAGTATATCGGTGCCAATGACATTGCTTTTGCTCCAGTAGTTGAGGAAAAAGTTGAAACAAGTCCCAGGGAAAAATCCACTGAAAATATTGAAATAGGTGAAACGTGCTCATTTATGAGAAGTGCTGCATCTATGAAGGAATGGGCAAAAGCTAAGGCCGCTGTAAGTGGATCACTCAAAAGAAAAAGTGGTGAGAAGTAAGATGACAAGGTTATTTGTTCTTTTAGTGCAAGGAGATGAAAGTGAAAGGTAATGAAGGACAAATTGATTTTCCGACACTAGGATAAAAGCAAAATGACATTTGCAATTTGGACACCATTTTCTACACTGTTGTTATATCAAATCTCAGATCGTTCTGATTGGGAATCAGTGATATAACTAGTCCAAATTGGTTGTTGcataaaaaatgttttgtaaCCTTCATGATCCAACATTACCCGGTAATTTTTTCTATGAAATCATTAATCCAACCATAGCTGAACTCGTCTTAGCGAATTGGTGACGCGGTGGTTTATAAAGTGAATTGGTGTGTTGTGACTTTTTGAGATTTTTAAGTTGTAGTATGAACAATTTCAATTTTGAAGtttataatatgattttttgATAGAATTGGTTCGTGcggtgtatttttttttcttgttttgttagGCCAAAATGAATGTGAATGAGGAATGAAATTACAATTGTAATATCCAACATATCAGTATATATGTTTAAgaaggttttttttattttattgtaatattcTCACGAGTTAATATATCttgaaaaaaacattttatttagaattgaaaattatttttagttttagtgTTATATAATACTATTTATTTGTTTGAGTTGAACTAAAAGTGATCGTTGCAAGTTGTAAGTGACTCTAACTAgtgtttataatataatattaatatgtgaAATCTCTAATTCGTATAAGAcgttttttatgttatttttaacaATGGATTTATCCAATTAACTTGTTCTAAAACAACGAGATTGAGTCTAATTGAATTAAGCACGaatcaaacaaacaaaattcaACTATTTGGATATCCTATATGTGATTTACAAATTCAGTGAACttgaacaaaattaataatataatttttgtaattttagttaatataaaagGCAGTTATAAATATTGTTCTcaccttttaataataaaattaagtatGAATTTTTGGATAAAATtatgtgttttttcttttctttttaaagtaaagtttatatatttacataacATTTGTCCcactttatttaaattaaacaaattaagaAAGGTTTAATTTGGATTGTGTAGAAAGATTTGAAAATTCAAACCAACAAAAAAATGGTTGGTTCAGATTTATTTACCTCCAAATCTATTCAAATCGATGCGTGAATACTCAATGAATATTTATTAAGGGATCAACATTATGATTTAAAATTTGGGGGGAATAAAAATCgattttttaaatagaataaaataaaaattcactATATATATGGATTAAAAGCACTGATATCAGGTTTTAGAGAaacgaaaaataaaaaaagaaattgacAAATTCTACCAGCATCTCAATGGGTTTTAAACTTCATACATTCATGTGATATtccaattttatcttttttataaaagtttaaaaattttACTTCTCTCATAATCTCACACTACACTCTTTCATTGTACAATTCAGTAAATATGTGTATTTGGATATACATATCAAATTGTAAATTTCAATATTCATTTCCTAATAACATATCGAATTGTACAATTTGGTATATATTACTTTATTCGGAATATACATACTGAAATTCAGTATgttattaagaaataaatattgAAATGTACAATTTAGTATGTATTATTATTTGATTCGGGATATATATATACCAAAATATACCATCCAATATTCATTTTGTAATAACATATCGAAttgtataaataatttaatattcatTTCCTAATAAGGATACTAAATTgttaatttgtataaaaaaagtagtttattatattttttttatattaggtGCAAGTATGCAATGTAGGATGTTAATAGTTTTAtttcaacttttctttttaaaatatagttataAACGTATGTAagcataatatattttcatgaaTGCATTGTTGGAattaaaacttttattcacAGTTTATTGGAGACAATGCGTTGTTGGTAGGAGTTGAGATATTTAACTTCAGTTTCATTAAATTTTGCTGGGACTGTCTAAAGGAGGATTTTCTGGCGCTGGTGAATGATTTTTTGGCAGAGATAATTGACTCAGGGGGTCAAACGCttcttttatttgtttgattCCTAAGTCTGATATCTGCAATTGCTTAGTGATTTCAGACCCATTTTGTTGGTAGGGTATGTGTACAAATTGTTTTGAAGATTATGTCTCTCATACTGAAAAAGGTGTTTAGTAAAGTCATCGATACTAGGTAATCTATTTTTCTTGAAGGAAGGGGACTTATGAATAATGTTCTCGTGGTCAACGAAGTTCTAGGcgagatgaagaggaagaagaaaagttgtGTCTTTTTCAAGGTGGATTATGAGAAGGCTTATTATATGTTAGACAGACTTGGTTTTTTGCAAAAAGTGGATATCTTGGATTAAAGCGTGTTTGGAATAAGCTTTGGTGTCAGTTCTAGTAAATGGGAGTCCGACTAACGAATTTATTCTGAAGAAAGGTTTGAGGCAAGGTGATACTTTAGCTCCATTCTTGTTTCTTATAGCGGCTGAAGGATTAGCTGGGGTTTCTAGGACTACGATCGAGAAAGATTTGGTTGAGAGCTTGGAGATCGGGAGGAAGAGGTTTAAGGTGAACATGCTTCAGTACACTGatgatacttttttttttcttttctgtaaaGAAAACTTCAAAAGCATGTTTAATGTAAAGGTTATTCTGAATTGCTTCGAGATGGCTTATGGACTTAAGGTGAATTTCTTAAAGAGCAAAATTGGTGGGGTAGGAATCGATCAGACTGCGATCCTCTATTTTACGTCAATTTTAATCTGCGATGTGATGAAAACTCCTTTCAAGTACCTAGGGATGCCTGTAGGGGAGAGTCATAAGAGGGGCGAGTTTTGGAACGAGGTGGTCAATAAATCAAGAGCATATTAGGTAAATGGAAGGGTAGATTCATCTCGATGGTTGAGAGGATTTGCTTGATAAAGTCTGTTCTGTCATCTATCCctttgttttagctttctttGTTCAAGATACCATCCACCGTGTTGGAGAAGATTGTAAGTCTTAGGTTGCTTGGGATAAGGTATGCAAATCTTGGGATGCGGGCGGTCTTGGCATTATCAATATTAGGCTTTTCAATTTGGCCTTGCTGGAAAAGTGGTTTTGGCGTTGAGTTCGAACAAAAGTGGGTTGTGGAGGGAGATCATCGAGTCTAAGTATGGAGGCTAGAAAAGCTTGAAAGAGCTGAGGGTCAATTACAACAAAGTCTCCCTTTGGTGGAGATTTGACGGAGATCTGGAAGTTAGAGGTTTGGGGAGGGAAGTTTGAAGATTGTTTTAAATGGGAGGTTGAAAATGAgagaaatattttgttttgggaAGATAATTGGGTGGGTTCTGGCGCTTTGAAAAGTAGATTCCCGGGGCTCTTTTTGTTGTCTGCCAATAAGGAGGCATATTTATCTGACTGTGGGGAATGGGTTAATAATATGTGGGTGTGGAACTTAACTTGGAGAAGGGGCCTCTTTGTTTTGGAGGAGGCCCATGCAGGTCAGCTTCTTGAGGTGGTTCTCTGTTTGAGTCTCACTTTGGAGTTTGAGGATAAATGAGTTTGGAAGGATAGCGAGTCAACAATGTTTTCTGTCAAGTTTGCCTACGGTCTCCTTAGGGAAACAGGAGAAGAGGAAAACTCACGGTTGTACAACTTCTTCTGGAGGATTACGGCTCGTGCTTCAGGTCATGTCATAGCCTAGAGGGTGAATGAAAACAAGATAGCCTCCAAAGTCAATTTGGAGAGACGAAAGATTTAGGTTGTGAGCAACCTTTGTTGCTTATGAGGGGTGAAAGAGGAGTTGACAAGTCATTTGTTCTTTGGTTGCAAAGTTTCTTGGCTAGTTTGGAATCTTTGCTACGCTTGGTTAGGAGTGAGTTCGATAAATCTTCTTAACCTTGTTTCACATTTCATGCAGTTTAAAATTCTTGATGTGCCTACatctattaatttaattttgggTAATGTTTGGATTGCACTGGTAAGTGAGTTATGGAGACATAAgaataaatacatttttaatggCGAAGTAGTTgttcattttgaaattttctCCTTGGCATAATTaaatgtttggtcttggatttccTCAAAGGTATCATTAGTGGGTTTCTTCTTCTCTGATTGGTGTTCAGAACCACTGGTATGTATGCAGTCGATCAAAAGTTGCTTATAGGGCGGTCGTGCTATTTCTTAGTTTTTTCGTTGTCTAGCTGGTAACTTTGGAGTAGGTAGTTGGAGGTAgctttgttgtttttgtttttatttggaGAGAGGGCGTTTTGTCACTTTTGCTTTGTATAAGAGTTAAACCACCCCTTAAATGAGtcatattcattttattttttcttgttgataaaaGAAAATCTTTATTTGAAAACATCTTTGTTATCATGAAGTAAAaccattttatttgtaatctaGTTTATACTTTTTCACATCAACACACTTTGGTTTCAGATTAATTGTAGCATAAACatgaatacaaataaaataattaataatttacatATTGTTAAGTTGTttatgttggttattaattctgattatattattattaattttgattttattacccttaaactattttatcgttattattgcattaatggtcagtttacCGGGTCTGTTAGTATTCGTATCTTATAGCTTctaataattgtaattttattttatatatatatatatatattatcgaagtaaatcaaaatgaatgagATCAACTCAATGGTTTTGCAATCTTGTCCAATTATCTTCAATCAgttgtcttctcttatttccttcaattagttccgaccgtttattctttttcatattttattttttaatcttcatATATATACCCATGAAACAAtctaattcaaataaattaGGTTGAGATTGTTTTGTAATTGGATTAAATTTAATCCAACCTAGCTAATATATTTCATGTAAGTGTTTATGAGATAAGTTTTACTTAAATTATTGTGTTTAGTTTGAAGAATTATATAGGATGCAGGAAGTGtcttaaaaagaaaagatatttgatataaaaaagagtcacataagttttatttaaatataaggataagGATAAGGATAAGGAAAGGGTGATGAAGGGTTTAGGGTTTGATTAGAAACATGTGGAAGAAGGAGTGGAAAAGAAAGACGGAATACactaaaacaaaatgaaaagaagaacaTAAGCATTATCGCATGTGACTCAGATATTGAACAAGGTGTGGAATTTAGTGACATTGAGCAGATCCCATGTGGGGCATTCCACAAGTAGTGAGAATTGTGTTAATGGGAGGAGATAATATGGGAATGTTGAAGTTGTTGTCAATATCAATGAGGATCTTAACTCTTGCGGCATCGCAAAGGCAAACACCAGCATGAACTCCCATCCCCTCAAGGGTGTTGCAGCATTCGGAGGTTGAGCCCACTGTAACACTCAAATTCAACATACCAGAACATGCACTCAGCCCAGCCATATCCATAGGACATCTTTCAGAGGTCACCATTGAGAGTGAGAGCAGATTCAGAGAGAGGAATAGACCAACACAAACACTACCCTTCCAACCCATTTCACTCAACAAACCTAATTCCTTCACAACACTTTCTTAcacttttcttttctatgtgATCGATTCTGAATCATTAACAACTCAACACCATTATAGCCCTAAAACTTCTGCATTAAGAAAATAGAGGATGTTATCAAGATTATAATACATGACTTTAAcaactttataaataaattacccAACACGTCATCTCCATGCATTTCACAAAAAACGATtgcattaatttctttttactaAACATAAGGTCTAATTCAGATTATTAAAATTAGTAAGaaaatcattatattatacGGGGTAAAAATACTAtgtaaacaatatatatatgttaCTTTTCATTTAAATACTTTAATATTTAATGGCGGTTCATAAAATTTATTAGACAACAAGATTTTACATCATTATTTAATcgtaattattttctataataatttttttaaaccttaTATAACTTATCCAAAAAGTCATATATTAACTAAGAATTGCTTTATTATTAGTTGATAgcgtatataatattttttatacttagCTCAGATATTTAATTCTTTCATATGATGTTTctataaatgaaataataaaatataattttttatataaaaaatgttacatAGAGAAGGTTGAGAGAGAAGGTTGAGACAAGGAATCCTATGATGCAATTTCTCTGTTCCCTATTGTGGTTGCTAGTCTGGCGGAATTAGTAtgacaaaataaagtaaaaaattctCCAAGGATCaagataagaaaataaagaagaagatgTTAATGTTCTTTTATTCGCTGATGATATCATATTCTTGTGTGCGgctaatcataaaaataaatttaatataaaggctatttttagatgttttgagTTAGTATCAATACTTAGGGTTAACTTCCACAAATCAATGATAGGAGTCATTGATGTTGAGTAGGGAATGATGGACTGTTTTGCCAAAACTCTGAATTATACTCAAATGTCTAGCCATTTTAAGTATCTAGGAGTACTTGTGGGTGAGAATTCAAGAAAACGATAGTTGTGGGTACTtgtcataaataaaataagtagtAAACTCAATGCTTGGAAGGGTAGGTATCTAACTTTGTCaggtaaagttttttttttgatcAACCAGGAATAATCAAATTAAAGGGGACACTTTAGgagtgtcccaacccttatacaaaaagcTTAATCACTCAGATCGAACTTTGGTTTCCTCAACAAACAGATCAACTTTGTCAGCTAGAGTGTCTTATTAaacctattttttttcttctattccTTTATTTCACCCTCTTTCTTCAAAGCACCAATTTTTGTTTGTGATGAAATTGCTAAgttacaaagatttttttttgggGTCGGGGAGTGAAAAAAAGGAAAACTGCGTGGATTAGCTAGGATAGTATGTGAAAGTCCAAGGGGGAATGAGGTATGGGTATCAAAGATATTGGAATCTTTAATAGGTTCTATTGGCAAAGTAGTGACGACTTGGAACTGAAGTTAAAGAGATTTGaagagaatttttttaatctaaatatGAACCTATTGTTGGCCTGCAAAATGGAAGTCCAATGACACATTAGTCCAAGTGGTGGAAGGACTTAGAAAAAGTGTGTGACGCTGGAGGCAACCAAAATTGGTTCCAAAAGTCTTGTCTATGGAAATTAGGGTTAGGTATTCTATTAGATTCTAGAAGGATAGATGGATTGATGAAAATAGTCTAAAACATTGTTTATCTGGGCTTTATTCCATCTCTCTAAATCAAGATAAAATTTTAGGGGAGGTTGGAAGCTGGACAACTACAAGATGGAAATGGAGAAGGGATAACTTTCATTGGGAGAGTATTTTAGAATCACAAATGGGAAATCTAATAAGTAATGTTCCACTAAAGAGGTAATTACAAGATACATGGTCTTGGCTTGGTGAGTAAAATGACTATTTTTTCAATTAGGAATGCCTATGGTCTTTGGTTGAACAATAAAAGCAATCCATGGTAGTTTTTTGGATTCTCTTTGGTTTGTGAAAGTATCCCCTACTACCTTAATTCTTGCCTGAAGGGTCATATTAGGTAAATATGCAACAAAAGTTAACTTAATCAGTAAATGTATCACCCTACAATCTCTAATTTGTCCTTTATATCAACATTCTCAAGAAACATGTAAGCTAGCTTCAAGAGTTTGGGATACATGTTGAAGGTGGTGGGAATTAGGTTTGTCCACCATAATGCATTAGTGTGCCATTATAAGCAATTTCATCTATTTggtgttaataaaaaataaaatctgttTTCGAAGGATTTATGGGTAGCAATAGTCTAGAAATTTGGAAACATAGaaacaaagttgtttttaaACAAGGATAGTTTACGTTGATGAAATTGTATTATGTAGTAAGCAAGTTGAGTTTGATACCATGATTTTGTTGGATCATTCCTccaatcttaaaaaaaaaaaaactaattatggGATGTAAATGTTGGAGTTATAGTGtatttgatgaatccaaagtcTTTCTTAAAGAATTTAAAAGATTGGATATAATGAAGATATGAAtgtgtttttataattaattaaatacttaTTTTGATAATCACtttaaatcataataaaatataaactctTTGATAATACAACGAATTAATCCATTAATTTTATAAGTAAGTGAAATCtcttttcttaaaaattattttacatgatAACAAAAGTTAAGGTTCTGAAAACTTTTCTAATTTGAAAGGTGATATGGAGTGAGTTAAGTACAAAGACAGCTCATGAAGATGCGAATATTAGCATGCAAATGTAGTCCATGTACCTTATTATCAAGGGTTATGATATGTATTATGTTACTTACAAtatcttttattaatattttatcaaataatttaatttatgtattaattaaatattttattattaaaattaagtgatatttcaagaaaaagaagaagggtGTCAATTTTTTTCCCATTATCAATACGGATGacattaaaaatgaataaaaggaATGGCCCGTAAGTTTGCATCCTTACCAGGGaacattaaacattaaataaatttcaattcgTACAAATTTTGACTAAAAGACATTTCAATTCgtacaaataaatttattatgattaaaaacactttttaattatagggtaaatatgatttaaatttcgataaatataattatgtgtagttttagttttcttttaaataatattatttttcagcTTTGATATTTTCTAATCTCCATATGGCTTTTAACATTAACTTTAGGATTCGTTTATATAAATTCCAATAAATACTTTTaagaaaagaattaaaacaaaattatttttcgtacattaaacttaatttatgtataagttaatttataaaaaaatctcgTTCTAACATTTTGATTTATCTCTAATCTATGTACACCTTAACTTCTGaagaaaatttttattttctttttcatatatttttcttactttgagaaaaattcataaaaaaaaaaactcataataAGTTTTCTAATGAATTTGGAAGTTattaattaaagaaatttacatattttaaattaaaataacgatattattttttcagtatatactttaattaaataatatatttattatctataaatattaataaataaattatttttaaaatcagttagtataaataatttattatcaattttttttttatgaaaaactttcatgttaggcatcattatGTTACTTGACATCTAAGCTAGGTTGACACCttaagtaacaacaataatttgcaatcacatgaaaaaatactattaaaaaaaagaaaaagaaagaaaatacaaaaatatggggggactagaccaaaatccACATGTtaactatacctattaataaagaattataagaacaaactagatggaaacctattataccaatgaaatgattctctatgaataaatcctaaattagccaacttatcaacacatacattcccttcacgaaaaatatgagtaagcCTAAATCTGATTTTTCCAcagaaattaagacaagtataacatcgattacgaagcatccaaggaacatttgtcctagtagtaaacgcagcacaaaccaagccAAAGTCACAttccagccagacattagtaagtcccaacttttgagcttcctccaaagcatatataactccataaaattcaGCAATCAAAGTAGTCTGAACGTCAAGAAACGTAGAGAAAGCTCCAATAAACTCCCACATACTCCCATGGAAAATACTTACACAAGTGACAAGACCTAGATAACCCCTAACaaccccatcagtgttaattttaacccagcttggtgaaggaaactcctatctaacaggaagaggatgaagaactttaccagtacgagtattaataccaaaaaacttaatcacactGAAATCcatcatatcattcttcattgttGCTTTAGAAGactttcccactagacaagataaatctttaataactgaaatagccctagaaacctcaatgttatcctgaaaacgagcataattcctcatacgtcatatcatcaaaataaaaaaagttttcatctcaagcttaatcaatttaaccaaaggaataccatcactcttaataaaagaaagaagatcatccttattagagaaatgagaaggaAAAATCTgccgaacccaactccaaatatacaAAGCATTAGGgcattgaaaaaataaatgatgaatagattcctcatgcttttcacaaagcgtacacatagaacaaatatgtagacctttattttgaatatgctcATCAGTAGGAAGCCACCCATGAAAAGCTTTCCAAAGGACAAGAATTTTGAAAGGTGGAATATTtgacaattttgtttttattaatataactaattttatgaactttattttaattattcttaatatcgctaataataataataataataataataataataataataatataataataataataataataataataataataatataataataataataataataataaaataatataataataataataatataataataataatataataataatataataataataataataataataataataataataataataataataataataataataataataataataataataatataataataataatataaataataataataataataataataataataataataataataataataataataataataataataataataataataataataataataataataataataataataataataataataataatatataataataataataataataataataataaaataataataatataataataataataataataataataataataataataataataataataataataatataataataataataataataataataataataataataataataaataataataataataataataataataataataataataataataataaaatataataataataataataataaaataataataataataatataataataataataatataataataataataataataataataataataataataataataataataataataataaaataataataataataatataataataataataataataataataataataataaataataataataataataataataataataataatataataataatataataataataatataataataataataataataataataataataataataataataataataataataattaataataataataataataataataataataataataataataaataataataataataataataata harbors:
- the LOC137822411 gene encoding putative lipid-binding protein AIR1, translating into MGWKGSVCVGLFLSLNLLSLSMVTSERCPMDMAGLSACSGMLNLSVTVGSTSECCNTLEGMGVHAGVCLCDAARVKILIDIDNNFNIPILSPPINTILTTCGMPHMGSAQCH
- the LOC137821168 gene encoding protein REPRESSOR OF SILENCING 3, with the protein product MAEEAEETINAVRIFVGGLAEAVSAEDLRSLFSSLGTVQAVQTIRTKGRSFAYIDFQSNPKSLSKLFSKYNGCLWKGGKLRLEKAKEDYLARMKREWEHDALDDATQPPPSSPKDTTGDSSKSNTKHLNIFFPRLRKVKTIPFSGTGKHKYSFQNIKVPPLPVHFCDCEEHCSPFVTEKGKLYINGAAERGGMNDEEISIMNAVMNKLLQKEKVSSAEKLGKEKDSYKSPDALQSDEDSATDEDDLIINMEMKTNKTALIGNQELERILENKESWLNITKIAKEEPNKSMPQVEKRNNSNLNKNKKRKSIPALEMESNAETTPGGKGNMQNKVGSGDPEDVFGELTKVSWSQKSSWKELLGGGGNTSFSASLILPKLDSSKNLQTSDDLCAPLSTNNKTENMERDRELWSRPTNTQVIKDQTEAQPTNTQVIKDHTAAQPTNKQVIKDVTENQHDVAPNKTGRGASWLQKQSWTQMVSENNNSFSISHILPGITFPEPKAKDPIVEPAISNYFKHNGVAKDTINNVVSDGFKSRETIQENSQYIGANDIAFAPVVEEKVETSPREKSTENIEIGETCSFMRSAASMKEWAKAKAAVSGSLKRKSGEK